In Macadamia integrifolia cultivar HAES 741 chromosome 13, SCU_Mint_v3, whole genome shotgun sequence, one DNA window encodes the following:
- the LOC122059367 gene encoding LOW QUALITY PROTEIN: UDP-glycosyltransferase 90A1-like (The sequence of the model RefSeq protein was modified relative to this genomic sequence to represent the inferred CDS: deleted 1 base in 1 codon), whose amino-acid sequence MSSNSSLHIVIFPFMSKGHTIPMLHLTRLLLLRRGITITIVTTQANSPFIRQSLYDTQPPVNVIELAFPANIPQLPPGVESTDRLPSMSLFVPLANATKLMQPDFERVLKSLSASGGISFIISDGFFGWTQQSAEKFGIPRLVFSGMNNYTMTICGVLAGDRSHLRLGPDEPFTVPGFPWVNLTMNDFDPTFNDPELKGPHMEFIMEVATATSKSQGIVVNSFYELEPTYLDYWNREFVPKAWCVGPLCLAEPPKVDRDQKPEWIKWLDQKSAEGRSVLYVAFGSQAEISPEQLREMADGLEQSEVCFLWVVRSKVEGLEERVKERGLVVREWVDQVEILRHESVNGFMSHCGWNSAMESICASVPILAWPMMAEQPFNARMVAEELGVGLRIVASNGSVRGFVSSEIVEKMVRELMEGEEGKKARRKVKDIGKAARKAMEGGSSWRTLDQLIDETCRKKDP is encoded by the exons atgtcTTCTAATTCATCTTTGCATATTGTGATCTTCCCTTTCATGTCGAAAGGCCACACCATACCGATGCTTCAC CTTACACGCCTCCTCCTCCTCCGTCGCggcatcaccatcaccatcgtcACCACCCAGGCAAATTCTCCCTTCATCCGTCAATCTCTGTACGATACTCAACCTCCTGTCAATGTCATCGAACTAGCTTTCCCAGCCAACATCCCTCAACTCCCACCAGGTGTCGAGAGCACCGACCGTCTACCTTCAATGTCTCTCTTCGTCCCCTTAGCTAACGCCACCAAGCTGATGCAACCCGATTTCGAAAGAGTCCTCAAGAGCCTCTCTGCTTCTGGTGGTATCAGCTTCATAATCTCCGACGGCTTCTTTGGTTGGACTCAGCAATCAGCAGAGAAGTTTGGCATCCCAAGGCTAGTCTTCTCCGGCATGAATAACTACACCATGACTATTTGCGGAGTCCTAGCTGGGGATCGTTCCCATTTGAGACTCGGCCCGGACGAGCCTTTCACAGTGCCTGGCTTCCCATGGGTCAATCTCACCATGAATGATTTTGACCCAACCTTCAATGACCCAGAACTGAAGGGTCCGCATATGGAGTTCATAATGGAAGTGGCCACAGCGACGTCCAAAAGCCAGGGCATCGTCGTGAATAGCTTCTACGAATTGGAGCCCACTTACTTGGATTACTGGAACCGTGAGTTCGTCCCTAAGGCCTGGTGTGTTGGACCCCTCTGCTTGGCCGAGCCACCGAAGGTTGACCGGGATCAGAAACCCGAATGGATCAAATGGCTCGACCAGAAATCGGCCGAGGGTCGGTCTGTTCTATATGTGGCGTTTGGTTCTCAGGCGGAGATCTCGCCGGAGCAGCTACGAGAGATGGCGGATGGGCTGGAGCAGTCGGAGGTGTGCTTTCTATGGGTGGTGAGATCGAAGGTGGAAGGGTTGGAAGAGAGGGTGAAGGAGAGAGGATTGGTGGTGAGGGAGTGGGTAGACCAGGTGGAGATACTCCGGCATGAGAGCGTGAATGGGTTCATGAGCCACTGCGGTTGGAACTCGGCGATGGAGAGTATATGCGCGTCGGTTCCGATCTTGGCTTGGCCCATGATGGCGGAGCAACCGTTCAACGCTCGAATGGTGGCGGAGGAGCTGGGTGTGGGACTGAGGATCGTGGCAAGTAACGGGTCGGTTCGTGGGTTTGTGAGTTCGGAGATAGTGGAGAAGATGGTGAGAGAGTTGATGGAGGGAGAGGAGGGAAAGAAGGCGAGGAGGAAGGTGAAGGATATTGGAAAGGCTGCTAGGAAGGCCATGGAAGGTGGATCGTCGTGGCGCACGTTAGACCAGCTCATTGACGAGACTTGTAGGAAGAAGGATCCATGA